The following coding sequences lie in one Arachis ipaensis cultivar K30076 chromosome B05, Araip1.1, whole genome shotgun sequence genomic window:
- the LOC107643238 gene encoding 40S ribosomal protein S3a produces MAVGKNKRISKGKKGGKKKAADPFAKKDWYDIKAPSVFQVKNVGKTLVTRTQGTKIASEGLKHRVFEVSLADLQGDEDHAFRKIRLRAEDVQGRNVLTNFWGMDFTTDKLRSLVKKWQTLIESHVDVKTTDNYTLRMFCIGFTKRRFNQMKRTCYAQSSQIRQIRRKMREIMTNQATSCDLKELVRKFIPEMIGKEIEKATSSIYPLQNVFIRKVKILKAPKFDLGKLMEVHGDYSEDVGTKVDRPADEPMAEATPEIVGA; encoded by the exons ATGGCCGTCGGAAAAAACAAGCGCATCTCCAAGGGAAAGAAGGGTGGCAAGAAGAAAGC CGCCGATCCCTTTGCCAAGAAGGATTGGTACGATATCAAGGCTCCTTCCGTCTTCCAGGTCAAGAATGTGGGCAAAACCCTCGTCACTCGTACTCAGGGCACGAAG ATTGCCTCTGAAGGACTCAAACATAGAGTGTTTGAGGTCTCACTTGCTGATCTTCAAGGGGATGAGGACCACGCCTTCAGGAAGATTAGGCTGAGAGCAGAAGATGTACAAGGAAGGAATGTGCTCACAAATTTCTGG GGAATGGATTTTACTACTGACAAGCTGAGGTCACTTGTTAAAAAATGGCAAACTTTGATTGAATCACATGTGGACGTGAAGACCACAGATAATTATACCTTGAGGATGTTCTGTATTGGGTTTACCAAGAGACGGTTTAACCAAATGAAAAGAACATGCTACGCGCAATCAAGTCAGATCCGTCAG ATTCGTAGGAAGATGAGGGAGATCATGACCAACCAGGCGACATCCTGTGATCTCAAGGAGTTGGTCCGTAAGTTCATCCCAGAAATGATTGGTAAAGAGATTGAGAAGGCTACTTCTAGCATTTACCCTCTACAGAATGTGTTCATCAGGAAAGTCAAGATACTCAAAGCCCCTAAATTTGATCTTGGGAAATTGATGGAG GTTCATGGTGATTATTCCGAAGATGTTGGTACTAAGGTGGACAGGCCTGCTGATGAACCAATGGCTGAGGCTACCCCTGAAATTGTTGGGGCTTAA